One genomic window of Magnolia sinica isolate HGM2019 chromosome 3, MsV1, whole genome shotgun sequence includes the following:
- the LOC131240586 gene encoding uncharacterized protein LOC131240586, which yields MPVPNDPPSIFPFQLLEINIISAQDLAPVTRAMRAYAIGWVHPNRKLSGRVDPDGLTNPTWNDKFVFRVDDSFLRSDTSAVTIEIYAVRCFRDVLVGTVRILVSNLFPSSPVPPTPFPSAAPISPPTRPLSFPTRFVALQVRRPSGRPQGILNIGVALLDGSMRSMPIYMRLTTSALDYRDLMGEPHNDPHHNHVQSQTQLRRTKSEYFSQTAEDHPSKQKSAPTTLKGLDLVVKTPELLWSQSELVPRPSDAARTNDDDDFLPTEVGSSVLEDWSEDSSIEGLKSKLERWRAELPPIYDHGYGSFKSLTTTAVTDAVGHKRSNTDGGGGLFSCFRDSFGRESSIFSGKPKAARATKMHVSQSDGNLCRSYAVD from the coding sequence ATGCCAGTCCCTAACGATCCACCGTCCATATTCCCTTTCCAGCTCCTGGAGATCAACATCATCTCTGCTCAGGACCTCGCCCCCGTCACTAGGGCCATGCGCGCCTACGCCATCGGATGGGTCCATCCCAATCGCAAGCTCTCCGGTCGTGTGGACCCCGACGGCCTAACCAACCCCACCTGGAACGACAAGTTCGTCTTCCGCGTCGACGACTCCTTCCTCCGATCCGACACGTCTGCCGTCACCATCGAGATCTACGCCGTCCGTTGCTTCCGTGACGTCCTCGTTGGCACTGTCCGCATCCTAGTCAGCAACCTCTTCCCCTCCTCGCCGGTCCCTCCAACCCCCTTCCCATCCGCCGCCCCAATTTCTCCTCCGACCCGCCCCCTCTCTTTCCCAACCCGGTTCGTCGCGCTGCAGGTCCGTCGCCCATCCGGTCGCCCGCAGGGCATACTCAACATCGGCGTCGCTCTCCTCGACGGTTCGATGCGCAGCATGCCTATCTACATGCGACTCACGACCTCCGCCCTCGACTATCGTGATCTGATGGGTGAGCCTCACAACGACCCCCACCACAATCACGTGCAATCCCAGACTCAGCTGCGACGTACCAAGAGCGAGTACTTCTCTCAAACGGCCGAAGACCACCCCTCTAAACAAAAATCCGCTCCCACGACTCTGAAAGGGTTGGATCTCGTGGTGAAAACGCCCGAGTTGCTCTGGTCCCAGTCGGAGCTGGTCCCAAGGCCTTCAGACGCGGCACGAACGAACGACGACGATGATTTCTTGCCGACGGAGGTCGGGAGCTCTGTGCTGGAGGACTGGAGCGAGGATAGCAGCATCGAGGGCCTGAAGTCGAAGCTGGAGAGGTGGCGGGCGGAGCTGCCTCCGATCTACGATCATGGGTATGGGAGCTTCAAATCGCTGACGACCACCGCGGTAACGGATGCGGTAGGCCATAAGCGGAGTAACACGGACGGTGGAGGGGGCTTGTTCTCTTGCTTTAGGGATTCGTTCGGCCGCGAAAGCTCCATTTTCTCCGGCAAGCCCAAGGCCGCGAGAGCAACGAAAATGCATGTCAGCCAGTCCGATGGTAACTTGTGCCGGTCCTACGCGGTTGACTGA
- the LOC131240585 gene encoding uncharacterized protein LOC131240585, with protein sequence MDNKAQSACWASIIQEILIQIFSNLDFASLVSVSRVCRSWRCVAHFQECWDRIYFAHNEIFLENNIKESLVPDHQARLCRESVYVIRYAGFGAKSIFVSPLADDMMLQMIADRCPSIESISLRGCERISETAFLKLIRTCKDLKLVDLKLWLAVSASTIEEMGRSCPSLVGLNLGGQQVTTAMAIAIGKFMPKLKWLNLNNAIISSNILCSILDSCTELEYVSALWSHGLFMYDELRSRANRIAEFKHSHHDPTDPQVVEFYYGADLWYP encoded by the exons ATGGATAATAAGGCCCAAAGTGCATGTTGGGCGTCCATCATTCAAGAAATCCTAATCCAGATCTTCTCAAACCTGGATTTTGCTTCTCTGGTATCGGTATCTCGTGTCTGCCGTTCGTGGCGCTGCGTGGCCCATTTTCAAGAGTGCTGGGATCGTATCTACTTCGCTCATAATGAAATATTCTTAGAAAACAACATCAAAGAGAGCCTAGTACCCGATCATCAAGCAAGGCTCTGTAGGGAGTCGGTTTACGTTATCAGATATGCTGGATTCGGAGCTAAGTCGATTTTCGTCAGCCCGCTCGCCGATGACATGATGCTTCAGATGATTGCAGACAG GTGCCCATCAATTGAATCAATATCCCTTCGGGGTTGTGAACGTATCTCAGAAACCGCTTTTCTCAAGTTAATCCGCACTTGCAAGGACCTGAAACTCGTCGACCTTAAACTTTGGTTGGCAGTCTCTGCCTCAACGATTGAAGAAATGGGTCGATCTTGTCCGAGCCTGGTGGGCCTCAACTTAGGTGGTCAGCAAGTGACAACAGCAATGGCAATAGCCATAGGAAAATTCATGCCCAAGCTCAAGTGGCTCAACCTCAACAATGCCATTATATCCAGTAACATTCTTTGTAGCATTCTAGACTCATGCACTGAGCTAGAATATGTTAGTGCCTTATGGTCTCATGGACTGTTCATGTATGATGAGCTGAGGAGCAGAGCTAACAGAATTGCAGAGTTCAAGCACTCACATCATGATCCTACCGACCCTCAAGTAGTTGAATTCTACTACGGCGCTGACCTTTGGTATCCTTAA